One genomic segment of Tubulanus polymorphus chromosome 4, tnTubPoly1.2, whole genome shotgun sequence includes these proteins:
- the LOC141904232 gene encoding centrosomal protein of 131 kDa-like, whose product MAGKNTKSNTNDMALSLTGMPVTSVKRPNSSRSSVSGSGRLKEKSSSLTSLNIQQSSKSSAAAGDSSKKHIRTSSQNLGSMTPDNSTRRNTGKLDVMNDTTSDDFLALFENSVQPKIKSKRPQPGAMSSSALSRKLHSSKSTNSKTVLTSNVSQKSGNKKFQHSVFQPNSARSTSSVETDYIDASPSNSHRAVGTTHGNECQNNATANTLSPSIANNMTSQAMSPTLKMPFTDIENAYQNIRHDKTPVNLVKNGSHNSSSSNNEAAENYIKRVNMAATRIQRWYRCASRERRDRRSNETAMKQLFDEKRTRMREQRRSQQMSPRSDAEDRRKHREEKAQKARQQAIKELQQRQLEKAAETKLKAEEDLKALKEEGKLGRSRNNNSKSKSKKDEKPRINKNNLVDDMGEVDSIKSAEESRAMNQLLNYEQNNGAAAAVAEASGDIAESSISKATTLSDLMDTLKKLEEDEMLDPSVNVDQKKKRNTAWDDLDKTLSGSEENDFLSPRKLAKHNSTKPDVVEPQLMSDEKLRSIFNFLDEVDRVDRLTVVENQLGAGCHDDLEKPPLLLPSSEELADIEQATSAANEVTATVLKQRLELDEKKRSVTILQKALNQQRELTIRHAKETEKDMKKRLSVQKVEYEETIKRHLSFIDQLIDDKKILSEKCENLLKELKTMERKFSEKIKQMEESHAVEMSKIKDINAAAEKLRREKWIDEKTKKIKEMTVKGLEPEIQRLIAKHKSEIKKMKSIHEAELLESDERAGQRYVKMTEELRDQLAMEKEAACARERELAKQRYEKQMQQEEEAYQAQRRRMYSEIQEEKDRLAQQAIRQRAEIDKLQRQLEDTHTHSVSAMKAEYEKAREEQERRHATETKELHERLRIEKEAWEANYMKKQETWLLQKERELKENVRKDRDKEIELVIGRLEDDTIAAREESERVADNRIKRIRDKYESEMSELERSERQAMEKYNEMKAKLTEVEGENERLKVIIKQKDQEIKDAKKSSEKLHSERDHVSDIIRQEFADRIVATDEENKRVKNEMSEQKAKHRIELERAKSEIEVIQKAKEEEMEEVHKRVKQAILKKEDVVTQLRQQYQAAVKRADHLEGLLEQQRKQLLRK is encoded by the exons ATGGCCGGAAAGAATACAAAATCTAACACTAACGATATGGCTCTATCGTTGACTGGAATGCCGGTTACATCAGTCAAAAGACCGAACTCGTCGCGCAGTTCAGTTTCAGGCTCCGGCAGGTTGAAAGAAAAATCTTCATCTCTG ACATCTTTGAACATCCAACAGTCGTCTAAATCTAGCGCGGCAGCAGGAGACAGCAGCAAAAAACATATTCGCA ccAGCAGCCAAAATCTCGGTTCAATGACACCGGATAACTCAACGCGCAGAAATACGGGCAAACTTGATGTCATGAATGATACTACTAG tgaTGATTTCCTGGCATTGTTTGAAAACAGCGTTCAGCCGAAAATCAAATCGAAACGTCCTCAACCAGGCGCCATGTCATCTTCTGCACTTTCGCGCAAACTCCACTCATCCAAATCCACAAATTCT AAAACTGTCCTCACTTCGAATGTCTCTCAAAAATCCGGTAACAAGAAATTTCAACACAGCGTTTTCCAACCGAACAGCGCTCGCAGTACCAGCTCCGTCGAAACGGATTACATCGATGCGTCGCCTAGCAACAGTCACCGTGCGGTAGGAACGACGCATGGCAACGAATGTCAGAATAACGCGACAGCGAACACGCTGAGTCCGAGCATCGCGAATAACATGACCTCGCAGGCGATGTCGCCGACGTTGAAAATGCCTTTCACGGACATCGAGAACGCGTATCAGAACATCAGACATGACAAAACGCCGGTGAACCTCGTGAAAAACGGAAGccacaacagcagcagcagcaacaacgaAGCCGCCGAAAACTACATCAAACGCGTGAACATGGCGGCGACGCGGATACAGCGGTGGTACCGATGCGCGTCGAGGGAACGACGCGATCGACGCAGCAACGAAACCGCGATGAAACAGCTGTTCGACGAGAAACGAACGCGAATGCGCGAACAACGACGATCGCAGCAGATGTCGCCTCGGTCGGACGCCGAGGACAGAcggaaacatcgagaagagaaaGCGCAGAAAGCGAGACAACAAGCTATAAAG GAATTGCAGCAAAGACAATTAGAGAAAGCGGCTGAAACTAAACTGAAAGCCGAAGAAGATCTGAAAGCATTGAAAGAGGAGGGTAAACTCGGTCGAAGTCGcaacaacaattcaaaatccAAGTCAAAAAAAGACGAAAAACCGCGGATTAACAAGAATAATTTAGTCGACGATATGGGAGAGGTCGATTCGATAAAGAGCGCCGAAGAATCGCGCGCGATGAATCAACTGCTTAATTACGAACAG AACAACGGCGCAGCGGCTGCGGTGGCTGAGGCTAGTGGCGACATCGCGGAATCGAGCATCTCGAAGGCTACAACGCTCTCCGACTTGATGGACACATTGAAAAAACTGGAAGAGGATGAGATGCTCGACCCCAGCGTGAATGTTGATCAGAAGAAAAAACGAAACACGGCTTGGG ATGACCTCGATAAAACGTTGTCGGGCAgtgaagaaaatgatttcCTGTCTCCGAGAAAACTCGCCAAGCATAACTCTACGAAACCCGACGTCGTCGAACCTCAGCTCATGTCCGATGAAAAACTGCGCAGCATTTTCAACTTCCTCGACGAGGTCGACCGCGTCGACCGGTTGACCGTCGTCGAGAACCAGCTCGGTGCCGGTTGCCACGACGACCTGGAGAAACCGCCGTTATTGTTGCCGTCGAGCGAGGAGCTGGCCGACATCGAACAGGCGACATCCGCCGCGAACGAGGTGACGGCAACGGTTTTAAAACAGCGGCTCGAACTCGACGAAAAGAAGCGCTCGGTTACGATTTTACAGAAAGCGCTG AATCAGCAAAGAGAGCTGACAATTCGACACGCGAAGGAAACGGAAAAAGACATGAAAAAACGTCTGTCCGTGCAAAAGGTCGAATACGAAGAAACGATAAAACGTCACCTATCTTTCATTGATCAG TTGATCGATGATAAGAAGATTCTCAGCGAAAAATGCGAAAATCTCTTAAAAGAACTGAAAACGATGGAGAGAAAGTTCTCCGAGAAAATCAAGCAGATGGAAGAGTC gCACGCGGTCGAAATGAGTAAAATCAAGGATATCAACGCGGCGGCCGAAAAACTCAGACGCGAAAAATGGATTGACGAAAAAACGAAGAAAATAAAG GAGATGACCGTGAAAGGCTTAGAGCCAGAAATTCAACGATTGATCGCCAAGCATAAATCCGAGatcaagaaaatgaaatcgatACATGAAGCCGAGTTGTTAGAATCGGACGAACGCGCCGGACAACGATACGTAAAAATGACCGAAGAATTACGAGATCAGTTGGCGATGGAAAAAGAGGCCGCGTGCGCGCGAGAACGAGAACTAGCTAAACAAAG GTACGAAAAACAAATGCAACAAGAAGAAGAAGCGTACCAGGCGCAAAGACGGCGTATGTACAGCGAGATACAGGAGGAGAAAGACCGTCTGGCTCAACAAGCGATACGTCAGAGAGCCGAAATCGATAAACTACAACGCCAGTTAGAGGATACGCACACACATTCGGTCAGCGCGATGAAAGCCGAGTACGAGAAAGCTCGAGAAGAACAAGAACGTCGCCATGCC ACGGAGACCAAAGAACTGCACGAGAGGCTGCGCATCGAAAAGGAAGCATGGGAGGCGAACTACATGAAAAAACAGGAGACGTGGCTTCTGCAGAAAGAGAGAGAACTGAAAGAGAACGTGCGGAAAGATCGCGATAAAGAGATCGAACTCGTGATCGGTAGATTAGAGGATGATACGATAGCTGCAAGAGAGGAGAGTGAACGAGTCGCCGATAATAGAATCAA GAGGATACGAGACAAATACGAATCAGAAATGAGTGAATTAGAACGATCAGAACGGCAAGCGATGGAAAAATATAACGAAATGAAG GCCAAGTTGACGGAAGTTGAAGGCGAAAATGAAAGATTGAAAGTGATTATCAAACAAAAGGATCAGGAAATAAAAGACGCTAAAAAG TCGTCGGAGAAACTGCACTCGGAACGCGACCACGTGTCCGACATAATCCGTCAGGAGTTCGCCGACCGAATCGTCGCCACCGACGAGGAGAACAAACGCGTCAAGAACGAAATGTCCGAACAGAAGGCGAAGCACCGCATCGAGCTGGAACGAGCTAAATCCGAGATCGAAGTCATACAGAAAGCTAAAGAGGAGGAGATGGAAGAAGTTCATAAAAG ggtAAAACAGGCGATATTGAAGAAAGAGGACGTAGTAACACAATTACGTCAGCAATATCAGGCAGCCGTGAAAAGAGCCGATCATTTAGAGGGACTTTTAGAACAGCAACGAAAACAATTACTTAGGAAATGA